The following coding sequences lie in one Polyangiaceae bacterium genomic window:
- a CDS encoding serine/threonine-protein kinase, translated as MAPSSPSDDSDVPGSHSLPRAQSSFDPAAELEADGRPRLQVRLALWGKVTTLVTLVYWPLWGLSNGLAALLDFVPTILVGSASFGAMWLVGRGRPRSLPTLKRFDVAAHAFIGTFIGIAMFTHPNPKFHAVESLTGIMYLNFVRAVLLPSDRRRTILAGAALVLPPILGVIVRRDAMSPGGIMPDQFATLYAAWSCVSVAIAAVASATLYGLGREVHDARRLGQYTLIEELGRGGMGVVYRAQHGMLRRPTAVKLLNSDGSAPLERFEREVQMMAELNHPNVAIVHDYGRTKTGVFYYAMELLDGIDLQQLVDLYGQQPAARVVHVLRQACRGLARAQEVGLVHRDIKPANMFLCRNWGAPDVLKLLDFGLVKKISRDDHDAVITRDEQILGTPLYMAPEALLAPDSVDARADLYALGAVAYFLLTGEPVFTGRNLVEVSAHHLHSQPAALEGRTAEPLSQPLRDAVLRCLAKEPQARFASALEFQEALSNCPEADGWSDAKAAEWWQAHEQPKAVTKHDPIGYLDTININP; from the coding sequence GTGGCGCCGTCTTCCCCGTCCGACGACAGCGACGTGCCCGGATCGCATTCACTGCCGCGAGCGCAGAGCTCCTTCGATCCCGCAGCGGAGCTCGAGGCAGATGGCCGCCCGCGGCTTCAGGTTCGACTCGCGCTGTGGGGCAAGGTCACGACGCTGGTCACGCTCGTGTACTGGCCGCTGTGGGGACTCAGCAACGGGCTGGCGGCCTTGTTGGACTTCGTTCCCACCATTCTCGTCGGCAGCGCAAGCTTCGGAGCCATGTGGCTCGTCGGTCGCGGCAGGCCGCGTTCGTTGCCCACGCTCAAGCGGTTCGACGTTGCCGCCCACGCTTTCATCGGCACCTTCATCGGGATCGCGATGTTCACTCATCCCAATCCGAAGTTTCACGCGGTCGAGAGCTTGACTGGGATCATGTATCTGAACTTCGTCCGAGCGGTGCTGCTCCCCAGCGACCGAAGGCGGACGATCTTGGCTGGCGCTGCCCTGGTGCTGCCGCCCATCCTCGGCGTCATCGTTCGGCGCGACGCGATGTCGCCAGGCGGGATCATGCCCGACCAGTTTGCAACCCTCTACGCGGCTTGGAGCTGCGTCAGCGTGGCGATCGCCGCTGTCGCATCCGCTACGCTCTACGGGCTCGGAAGGGAAGTTCACGACGCACGGCGCCTTGGGCAGTACACGCTGATCGAGGAACTCGGACGCGGCGGAATGGGGGTGGTGTACCGCGCGCAACACGGCATGCTGAGACGCCCGACGGCCGTCAAGCTGCTGAACTCGGACGGCTCCGCCCCGCTCGAGCGCTTCGAGCGCGAGGTGCAGATGATGGCCGAATTGAATCACCCTAACGTCGCCATCGTGCACGACTACGGTCGCACCAAGACCGGCGTCTTCTACTACGCGATGGAGCTACTCGACGGCATCGATCTGCAACAACTCGTCGACCTCTATGGTCAACAGCCTGCTGCGCGAGTCGTGCACGTCCTACGACAAGCCTGCCGCGGGCTGGCGCGAGCGCAGGAAGTGGGACTCGTGCACCGTGACATCAAGCCCGCCAACATGTTCTTGTGCCGCAACTGGGGTGCGCCGGACGTCCTCAAACTGCTCGACTTCGGACTGGTGAAAAAGATCAGTCGCGACGACCACGACGCGGTCATCACTCGGGACGAGCAGATTCTGGGAACGCCGCTCTACATGGCACCCGAAGCACTTCTGGCGCCGGACTCCGTCGACGCACGCGCGGACCTCTACGCCTTGGGCGCCGTGGCGTACTTCCTGCTCACGGGTGAGCCCGTCTTCACGGGACGGAATCTAGTGGAGGTCTCGGCGCACCATCTGCACAGCCAACCCGCTGCGCTCGAAGGCCGTACTGCGGAGCCTCTTTCGCAACCCCTGCGTGACGCCGTGCTGCGCTGCCTAGCGAAGGAACCCCAAGCACGCTTCGCGTCTGCCCTCGAGTTCCAAGAGGCGCTCTCCAACTGTCCGGAAGCCGATGGCTGGAGCGACGCCAAGGCCGCAGAATGGTGGCAAGCACACGAGCAGCCCAAAGCCGTGACCAAGCACGACCCCATCGGCTACCTGGACACCATCAACATCAACCCCTAG
- a CDS encoding kelch repeat-containing protein, which yields MKTRGGLSQVGRVVALASVLLASSMHSIVADARTPRDNTDVGIALTLPSRLTQPAEIGDPRSGMLVRFSVPGASDVEASTQGNVQRFERAFGSDRFERHADPDGVEDLIRLRPGSTLSELRYAVTLHGVAGLRLVGRSLEFLDDTGTPRLRIAPPYIIPRGQRAEAADLRLEGCNADYRPTPPWGKAPIPPGSESCQVVVSWSPSLAKHGAVLDPYWTTTQDMAVSRTDHGAVLMDDGRVLVAGEASTTVLGTTAEIFDPSSGTWAMTGSSAGVLDHARAVRLGSNRFVFVAATHVEVYDPTTGTFTAAPDLSPTRNESAVARLPDGSVLVTGGRSPSSDYFNTALKLDATTLQWTPAGTMKEYRSRHTATALADGRVLVVGGVVFGTISNTAEIYDPKTGAWTLTPGGPSVQHNWHTATLLSGGRVLVVGNTKANGEYADVFDPTSGQWSQGAKATYSRYAHAAVALSDGSALLIGGYGHDSSTSVGSNLKATESWYSTSGQFVVATPTNFVRYQSTATVLSDDGITATILVTGGSQAEKKAEILQAKLQSQACVLDRDCLGGACVDGRCCDARCDGACSACAAALKGSGKDGECEFVNEGTDPDEDCATEDVSTCGQTGVCDASGACALYPAGTECKEGVCWTDRATFVDGKTYACDGSGSCKEASEDCCYYQGQKLDYCSCLYGVCDFSSAGASSTGGTGAFGGGGFSGYGNGGSGGTTSAPTSGSSSGCGCRTLPSQNPLRSNGPLLLALASALALARRRHWR from the coding sequence ATGAAAACTCGGGGTGGTTTGTCGCAGGTTGGACGCGTCGTTGCACTCGCGAGCGTGCTCCTGGCGTCCTCGATGCATTCGATCGTGGCCGACGCGCGTACGCCGCGGGACAACACGGACGTGGGCATCGCGCTCACGCTGCCGAGTCGGCTGACGCAGCCCGCGGAGATCGGCGATCCGCGTTCCGGCATGCTCGTGCGGTTCTCCGTGCCGGGTGCCAGCGACGTAGAGGCGTCGACCCAGGGCAACGTGCAGCGCTTCGAGCGCGCCTTTGGCAGCGACCGCTTCGAGCGACACGCGGATCCCGACGGCGTGGAAGACCTCATCCGACTGCGGCCAGGTTCGACGTTGAGCGAGCTGCGCTACGCGGTCACGCTTCACGGCGTGGCAGGCCTGCGCTTGGTCGGACGCTCCCTCGAGTTTCTCGACGATACCGGAACTCCACGACTCCGCATCGCGCCCCCCTATATCATCCCGCGCGGCCAACGCGCGGAGGCTGCTGACCTGCGACTCGAAGGCTGCAACGCCGACTACCGACCCACACCACCCTGGGGCAAGGCACCCATTCCGCCCGGAAGTGAGAGCTGCCAAGTCGTTGTCAGCTGGAGCCCGAGCTTGGCGAAGCACGGCGCCGTGTTGGATCCCTATTGGACGACGACCCAGGACATGGCCGTGTCACGTACGGACCACGGCGCCGTACTGATGGATGACGGGCGCGTCCTTGTCGCAGGCGAAGCCAGCACCACAGTCTTGGGAACGACCGCGGAGATCTTCGATCCGAGCAGCGGCACCTGGGCAATGACGGGCTCCAGCGCGGGCGTACTCGACCATGCCCGCGCAGTTCGCCTGGGCAGCAATCGCTTCGTGTTCGTGGCGGCGACCCACGTCGAAGTGTACGACCCCACGACGGGCACTTTCACGGCAGCGCCTGACCTCTCGCCGACTCGCAACGAGAGCGCCGTGGCGCGGCTTCCAGATGGCTCCGTCCTCGTCACGGGCGGTCGCTCACCTAGCTCCGACTACTTCAACACTGCACTGAAGCTGGATGCGACGACGCTGCAGTGGACGCCAGCGGGCACGATGAAGGAGTACCGATCGAGGCATACGGCGACTGCTCTAGCTGATGGCCGCGTGCTGGTCGTAGGCGGCGTGGTGTTCGGTACCATCAGCAATACCGCAGAGATCTACGATCCGAAGACCGGAGCGTGGACCCTCACGCCGGGTGGTCCCAGTGTTCAGCACAACTGGCACACTGCAACGCTGCTGTCCGGCGGCCGCGTGCTGGTGGTTGGCAATACCAAGGCGAACGGCGAGTACGCTGATGTCTTCGACCCAACGTCCGGGCAGTGGAGCCAGGGCGCAAAAGCAACCTACTCGAGATATGCCCACGCAGCCGTCGCGCTGTCCGACGGGTCTGCGCTGCTCATCGGCGGATATGGGCACGATTCGAGCACCAGTGTGGGCAGCAATCTGAAGGCTACGGAGTCCTGGTATTCCACGAGCGGACAGTTCGTCGTGGCAACGCCCACGAACTTCGTGCGCTACCAGTCCACGGCCACCGTGCTGTCCGATGACGGGATCACAGCAACCATCCTGGTGACGGGTGGAAGCCAGGCGGAGAAGAAGGCCGAGATCCTTCAGGCCAAGCTTCAGTCTCAGGCCTGCGTCTTGGATCGCGATTGCCTTGGCGGAGCATGCGTGGACGGCCGCTGCTGCGACGCGCGCTGTGACGGCGCATGCAGCGCCTGCGCGGCTGCTCTGAAGGGTTCTGGCAAGGATGGCGAGTGCGAGTTCGTCAACGAAGGGACCGATCCGGACGAGGATTGCGCAACTGAAGACGTGTCGACCTGCGGGCAGACCGGCGTCTGCGACGCATCCGGGGCATGTGCGCTCTACCCAGCCGGGACCGAGTGCAAAGAGGGCGTGTGCTGGACGGATCGGGCCACCTTCGTGGACGGCAAGACCTACGCCTGCGACGGATCGGGTTCCTGCAAAGAGGCCAGTGAAGACTGCTGCTACTACCAGGGGCAGAAGCTCGACTATTGCTCGTGTCTCTACGGGGTTTGTGACTTCTCGAGCGCCGGTGCATCCTCCACGGGTGGCACGGGGGCGTTTGGCGGTGGCGGCTTCTCGGGATATGGGAACGGCGGAAGTGGCGGCACGACCAGTGCACCCACGAGTGGCTCGAGCTCTGGCTGTGGCTGCCGCACACTGCCGTCGCAGAATCCCCTGCGCAGCAATGGCCCCTTGCTTCTAGCGCTCGCGTCCGCGCTCGCCCTCGCCCGCCGTCGGCACTGGCGGTGA